A single region of the Lotus japonicus ecotype B-129 chromosome 4, LjGifu_v1.2 genome encodes:
- the LOC130710196 gene encoding protein FAR1-RELATED SEQUENCE 5-like: protein MGNVNFKILNGNNLKMYRFSSREVAFLFYNMYARVKGFSARKDKLLRDKNRQIIQQNFVCHKQGRRTNIFGDERTRKREPMKDIRCGCRAECRVHIDCNSNRWYVKYFDDEHNHLLVRANHAGLLPRHRRMQDADIMHMNHMRRAQNGIRNIYGSFANQMGGYENVPFSIHAMYNEVDKQRKKELPDGRGALAYLRSLKRDDPDMYWRHVTDERRRLVQIFWTDGHCQRDYSVFGDVLAFDATYKKKKYCCPLEVFSGINHHNKTIIFGAAVVSDESKETYVWVLEQFLDAMKGKMPTSVITDGDKAMKKAIEIVFPNSYHRLCAWHLIQNATRNIKIPKFLPLFKNCMFGEFSVAEFERKWEDMVAVCEVQDESWVNEMYEKRTMWATSHFRGKFFAGFRTTSRAEGLNCQIGRYVNVQSNLKEFMESFNRCTDYFRFKEIEDDLRSMEGEQVLITPLVGLERSASNIYTREIFILFRTVLSNASTFRVLGKKRTATRVIYFVGKYKSHNREWNVSYCPVKIDFKCSCLKMESVGIPCNHVVAVMLALDMGEIPESLILGRWTKHAKESVNVQYQSKGWDPLQTCRYVSLLESCTQMCKLACRTPVVNNHTKKLEANHDHEDEVGHDVDEDEVLDRHVGNPAVVRTKGCGRGGSKPNLGGRRRFHCGICGGLGHNRKTCSMGNQANIVQMTDGVQIF, encoded by the coding sequence TTCAAGCCGGGAGGTTGCATTCCTGTTTTATAATATGTATGCTAGAGTGAAAGGATTCTCTGCACGTAAGGACAAGTTGTTGAGAGACAAAAATCGTCAGATCATACAGCAAAATTTTGTGTGCCACAAGCAAGGCCGCCGAACAAATATATTTGGGGATGAGCGTACTCGAAAGCGAGAACCTATGAAGGATATCAGGTGTGGGTGCAGGGCTGAATGTCGGGTTCACATTGACTGCAATAGTAATAGGTGGTATGTGAAATACTTTGATGATGAACATAACCATCTCCTGGTCCGTGCCAATCATGCAGGTTTGCTACCACGCCACAGAAGGATGCAGGATGCTGACATTATGCACATGAACCACATGAGGAGGGCTCAAAATGGAATTCGTAACATATATGGCTCCTTTGCTAACCAAATGGGTGGATATGAAAATGTGCCATTCTCAATCCATGCCATGTATAATGAAGTGGATAAGCAGAGGAAAAAAGAACTTCCTGATGGAAGAGGTGCGCTGGCTTATTTACGGAGTCTTAAAAGAGATGACCCTGACATGTATTGGAGGCACGTTACAGACGAGCGTCGCAGGCTAGTACAAATATTCTGGACAGATGGTCATTGTCAGAGGGATTATTCGGTATTTGGGGATGTTTTAGCATTTGATgcaacttataaaaaaaaaaaatattgttgtcCACTAGAGGTGTTTTCTGGCATCAACCatcacaacaaaaccattatTTTTGGTGCTGCAGTTGTATCTGATGAGTCCAAGGAAACTTATGTGTGGGTGCTTGAGCAATTTTTGGATGCAATGAAAGGTAAAATGCCAACATCTGTTATAACTGATGGAGACAAAGCCATGAAGAAGGCTATCGAAATTGTTTTTCCTAACTCCTACCACAGATTGTGTGCATGGCACTTGATACAGAATGCGACCCGTAATATTAAAATCCCCAAATTTCTTCCATTGTTTAAAAACTGTATGTTTGGTGAATTTAGTGTTGCTGAATTTGAGAGAAAATGGGAAGACATGGTGGCAGTGTGTGAAGTTCAAGATGAAAGCTGGGTGAATGAGATGTATGAAAAAAGGACGATGTGGGCCACATCACACTTTCGAGGTAAATTTTTTGCCGGGTTTAGGACCACATCTCGTGCTGAAGGGTTGAATTGTCAAATTGGCCGATATGTGAATGTTCAGAgtaatttgaaagaatttaTGGAGAGCTTCAACAGGTGCACTGACTATTTCAGATTCAAagaaattgaagatgatttaaGATCAATGGAGGGTGAACAAGTTTTGATCACGCCATTGGTAGGACTTGAGAGGTCGGCATCAAATATCTATACCAGGgaaatatttattttgtttagAACTGTTCTATCAAATGCATCCACATTCAGGGTTTTGGGGAAGAAACGAACAGCAACTCGCGTCATCTATTTTGTGGGCAAGTATAAAAGTCATAATCGGGAGTGGAATGTTTCATATTGCCCAGTTAAAATTGATTTCAAATGCTCCTGTCTAAAAATGGAGTCTGTAGGGATTCCATGTAATCATGTGGTAGCTGTTATGTTAGCCCTCGATATGGGTGAGATCCCTGAATCATTGATTTTGGGTAGGTGGACAAAACATGCTAAGGAATCTGTTAATGTGCAATATCAGTCAAAAGGTTGGGATCCTTTGCAAACATGTAGATATGTGTCCTTGTTAGAAAGTTGTACGCAGATGTGCAAATTAGCCTGCAGGACACCAGTTGTTAACAATCACACTAAAAAGCTTGAAGCAAATCATGATCATGAGGATGAAGTGGGTCATGATGTAGATGAGGATGAAGTTCTTGATAGGCATGTTGGAAATCCAGCTGTTGTTAGAACCAAAGGGTGTGGCAGGGGTGGTTCAAAACCCAACTTAGGAGGTAGGCGCAGGTTTCATTGTGGTATTTGTGGGGGATTGGGTCACAATCGTAAAACCTGCTCAATGGGTAATCAAGCAAATATTGTGCAAATGACTGATGGTGTCCAAATATTTTAA